GCCCCCGCAACCGGCGCCAGCAGCCCGGCCAGGGTCAGGGCGAAGGTTGACTTTCCGCAGCCGTTGGGGCCGGTGATGGTCAGCGCCTGCCCGGCCCTGACCTGGGCCGTAATCCCGGACTGCACCGGTACCGGCGGGACAGTCCGGAAGCCCGCCAGCAGGCCGGTGCGGCGCGGGCGTTGGCGGGAGACGGCCAGCCCCTCGGCGGCCAGCAGCAGCTGGGCGGGCCCTTGACCCGCCGCGGCAACTCCGCCCGCGCCGGTGTCCGCGGTGCGCGCCCGCGCGGCCGGCACATGGCCGGGCACCCAGACGCCGGCGGCGATGAGCATGTCCCGCGCCTGCTCCAGGACCTGGTCCGGCGGGCCGTCCAGGAGCACGGCGGAGTCCCCGGCGGACCCCGGCTGCAGCACGACGATCCGGTCCACGAGGTCTTTCCAGACGGCGACGCGGTGCTCCACCACCACCAGCGTGGCCCCGGTCTTGTCCAGGCAGCGCCCCACGGCGTCGCGGACCTCCAGGACGCCGGCCGGGTCGAGGTTTGCGGTGGGTTCGTCCAGCAGCAGCAGGCCCGGCCGCATCGCAAGGATGCCGGCGAGCGCCAGCCGCTGCTTCTGCCCGCCGGAGAGCGCCGACGTCGGATGGTCCAGCGGCAGCCGCCCCAGCCCGACGTCGTCAAGCGCTTCCGCCACCCGCCGCCAAATCTCCGCCGGCGGAACGGCGAGGTTCTCGGCCCCGAAGGCGACGTCGTCGCCCAGGCGCGAGAGCACCACCTGGGTTTCCGGGTCCTGCTGCATGAGCCCCGCCCGGCCGCGCCGTGCCCTCGGCGGGGCCCCGTCGATCAGCAGGCTGCCGGTCTCGTCGGAGTCCTCGGCGTCGGGGGAGCCAGCCCCGGAAGGGCCGGCGGCGGAGGTGTCGGCGGTGCTGTCCCCCAGCACCCCGGCCAGAGCGTGCAGCAGCGTGGACTTGCCGGCCCCGGAGGGGCCCAGCAGCAGGACACGCTCGCCCGGGCTGATGTCCAGGTCCAGTCCGCTGACGGCGGGTCGGCGCCGGCCGGCGTGCCGCCAGCCCCAGCCGCGGGCGGTGACCGCGGCCGGGTGGACGGCGTAGTCTGCGGGCATCAGGAGAAGACGGGTTCCGATGCCGCCTTGCGGGACGCGAACGAGGCCAGCACGCCGGTCTTGGCGAGCCCGCGGGTGGCCAGCCAGGACAGTCCGCCGGCAATCACGGCTCCGGAGATGGCGCAGAAGACGATGTAGGCGAGCTTGTCACCGGGTTCGTAGGCGATGTTCCAGCCCCAGGGCAGGAAGGAGTCGTTCAGGCCGCAGAACAGGCCCGCGCCGGCGCCGGCCAGCAGGGACACCGGCAGGTTGAACTTCTTGTAGAGGAAGGCGGCGAAGATGAGTTCGGCGCCGAGACCCTGCAGGATTCCGGAGATCAACACTGTGGTGCCGTACTGCGAGCCCATGATCAGCTCGCCGGTGGCGGCCACCGCTTCGCAGAACAGCGCAGCGCCCGGTTTGCGGACGACGAGCATGCCCAGGATTGCCGGGAGCATCCAGCCTCCGGCGTAGAGCCCGGTCAGCGGCGGGTAGACCGCGGTCAGCGGGGCCGTCACGAGGTTGGCGCCCTGGTCCCAGGCCCAGAAAATCACGCCGCCGGCAACAGCGATCAACGCGGCCAGCACAATGTCGACCACGCGCCAGCTGTATTTGCCGGCGGCCAGTGTTTGCTTTGCAGAAATATCAGTCATATCGTCCTCCTGAGGTACAGGAGGGGAGGGCGTTCCGGCTGCACGCGGCTTTCGCCACGGATGCCGGGCACCCCGAGAACTCGACTCCCTTGCGCCGGTACTAACCGGATCAGGTTCGAGGGTCTGCGGCTGTCCGCACTCTCAGCGCCCACTTACGGTTCACCGGATTGCTCCAGTGATGCCGACGGCGGCGCTCCCCTGTCGTATTAAAATCACCCTTGTGGGCTGGGCCAGTTTACACCCGCCGGAGCCCAAGTGACTCGCAGCTGGGGTTGCGCAGCGGCACCCACCTAACGGAAGCTGAATCCCATGAGCGAGGCCCCCGTTCCTTCCCCCGACTACGACCCGGACTCCGCGGAACCGCAGCCGCCCGGGTCCCTGGCCGCGCTCATCGGCCGGATCCTGACGGAAATCGACGAACTGCAGTTCCGCTCCTTCAGCAAGGACGACGCCCTGGAGCTCGGGTTCCTGCTGGTGGAACTCGGCCGGCGACGCAACCACCCCATCGCCATCGACATCACCAAGGGTGAGCAGGTACTTTTCCACGCGGCGCTCGAAGGCGCCACGCCGGACAACGAGCGCTGGATCAGGGCGAAGCAGCGCACGGCCTCCCGGTACGAAGTCCCGTCGCTGCTGGTGGGCCTCCGGGCCAGGGCCGCCGGGCGGAGGATCGAGGACAACGCCTGGTTCGACCAGCAGGAATTTGCCGCCCACGGCGGCTCCTTTCCGATCTACCTGCGCGGGACGGGGGCTGTCGGCACGGTCACGGTTTCGGGGCTGCCGCAGAAGGCCGACCACCAGCTGGTGGTCGAGGCCCTGACCGAAATCCTCAACCGTTCGGACACCACGGCAGGGACGCTAGGCTAGGGGAAGCCCTGTTCCCTCCCGCAAGGAGTACGACGTATGAACATCTTCATCAAACTGCTTGGCACCGGCATCAGCCTCGTCGCCGGTTTCGTCGGCACCAAGGTGGTCGACACCGTCTGGGAAAAGACCACCGGCAATAAGCCGCCCAAGGGCCACGACGACGACGTCCCCACCACGCTGCGCCAGGCCCTGACCTTCGCCCTGATTTCGGCCTCGGTCAGCGCCATCATCCAGGTCCTCGCCAACCGCGGCACGCAGCGCGCGATCACCCGCTTCGCCAAAACCCAGGACATCGTCTAAGCCGCCTCGCACGGGGCAAACCGCCCAGGGCAATCCGTCACTCGACGTCGTCGTCGGTAAATCCGCTTTTGCCGGCCGCCTGCTGCACCACGGCCTCCAGCTCGTCTGCGCTGAGCAGTTCGGGGTGGAGGTGTTTGGTGCGGTAGCCGGCCCGGCCCACCATGTGGGCCGAGACCGGCACGGTGAGCAGTTGGAAAATCCACGCCACCACCAGCACCGGCCACACCCACCAGGTGCGCAGTTGCAGCCCCACGGCGCAGAGCAGCAGGAACAACCCCAGGACCTGAGGTTTGGTCGCGGCGTGCATCCGGCTCATCAGGTCGGGGAAGCGCAGCAGGCCTATGGCCGCGCCGAGGGACATCAGCGCCCCCAGCACCATGAACACAGCCGAGACGGTATCGATCACGGCGTCGGCGGAGAACGTCTCAGGATTCATTGGGCTGCTTCCTCCGGTCTGCCACAAAACGGGCCACCGTCACCGAGCCCACAAAGCCGATGATGGAGATGGACACCAGGAGCATCAGGTTGTTCAGGTGCCGGTTGACTGCCATGTCAATGCACAGCGCCGCGCCCAAGATGGCGAGCAGCACGTCGGCTGCGAGCACACGGTCCAGCAGCGAGGGCCCGCGCGCGATGCGGATGATCGCGCCGCCCGCGGCGAGCGACAGCACGACGGCGGTGACGGCCAGGACCAGGGGCATCATGCGCCCACCTCCTGTTTCAGGGCGGTCAATTCGGCCGGGGTGCCCATGATCCGGATCAGTCCGGCCTCGGTGTCGCGGACCTCCTTGCGGAGCTTGGCGGCGTCCTCGGCGTCGCGGACGTTAATGCCGTGGATGTAGAGCGTGGACGTGGACCTGTCCACCTCCACCACCAGCGACCCCGGGATCAGCGAGATGACGTGCCCGGTGGCGGTCACCAGCAGGTCGGAGTGGCTCCGGAGCGGGACGGCGACGACGGCGCTGATCACCCGCGGCCCCTTGACCAGGGCCAGGAACAGGACCTGGAAACTGGCCGCCACGACTTTGCCCAGGAAAACCACGGCGAACGGTACGGCGCGCAGCACGTTGAATCGACCGCCCAGCTCCACCGGCGGCAGGTAAAAGAGCCGCGCCACCACCACGGCGATCAGGGCGCCGAAGAGCAGGTTGCCCGCGCTGAAGTCCTGCCAGAGGGCGCCCCAGACGATGACGAGCCAGACCAGCAGCGGCAGTTCCTGGCGCAGCGAGATTCTCTTTCGCGTCATTTCGGCCCCTCCTGCCGCGGCATCTGCGCGATGACCGGAACCGGGGCTTCGTCCCCCAGCACGGCCTGGATGTAGGAGGACCGGTCCAGCATCTCCGAGGCCGACTGCCCGGCCACCCTGAACAGCGGCCCTGCAAAGACCGTCAGCGCCACCCCGAACAGCACCAGGGCCAGGGTGGAACCCACCATGGTGCGCGGCAGCAGGGTCACGTTCTGCTGGCCGGCGCGGTCACCTGTGGCCTGGCTGCCGGGGCCGGCGAGCAGCACGGGGTCCGGGTGTTCGGCGTCCTCGGGCTTGCGCCAGAACGCACGGTTCCAGACCCTGGCGATGGCCAGCAGGGTCAGCAGGCTGGTCAGCACACCGCCTGCCACCAGGGCGTAGGCCAGCGGGGTCCCCAGGGCGACGCCGGCCTGCAGCAGGCCAAGCTTGCCAAGGAACCCGGAGAGCGGCGGGATGCCGGCCAGGTTCATGGCCGGCACGAAGAACAGCACGGCCAGCAGCGGCGAGAGCTTGGCGAGCCCTGCGATCCGGTCCACCGAGGAACTCCCGGCACGACGCTCGATCAGGCCGGTCACGAGGAACAGGCTGGTCTGGATGGTGATGTGGTGCGCCACGTAGAACACCGCGGCCCCGAGTCCGGCGACGGAGGACATCGCCAGGCCGAACACCATATAGCCGATGTGGCTGACCAGCGTGAAGGAGAGGAGCCGCTTGATGTCGCTCTGAGCCAGGGCACCGAGGATTCCCACCACCATGGTCAGCAGCGCCGCGACCATCAGCGGGGTATTGAAGGTGTCCCCGGGGAAGAGCAGGGTCTCGGTGCGGACCATCGCATAGACGCCCACCTTGGTGAGCAGGCCGGCGAACACGGCGGTGACCGGGGCCGGCGCCGTCGGATACGAGTCCGGCAGCCAGAAACTCAGCGGGAACACGGCCGCCTTGATGCCGAACGCCACGAGCAGCAGGACGTGCAGGAGGTTTCGCGTGCCCTGGTCCAGGTCGGCCAGCTTGATGGCGAGGTCCGCCATGTTGATGGTCCCGGTGGCGCCGTAGATCATGGCGATCGCGATCAGGAAGAGCACCGAGGACACCACCGAGACCACCACGTAGGTCACACCGGCACGGACCCTCGGGCCCGTCCCGCCCAGGGTCATCAGCACGTAGCTGGCGGTCAGCAGGATCTCAAAGCCCACGTAGAGGTTGAAAAGATCGCCGGAGAGGAAGGCGTTGGAGACGCCCGCGACGAGGATCAGGTAGGTGGGGTGGAAGATCGACACGG
The nucleotide sequence above comes from Arthrobacter sp. KBS0702. Encoded proteins:
- a CDS encoding Na+/H+ antiporter subunit E, producing the protein MTRKRISLRQELPLLVWLVIVWGALWQDFSAGNLLFGALIAVVVARLFYLPPVELGGRFNVLRAVPFAVVFLGKVVAASFQVLFLALVKGPRVISAVVAVPLRSHSDLLVTATGHVISLIPGSLVVEVDRSTSTLYIHGINVRDAEDAAKLRKEVRDTEAGLIRIMGTPAELTALKQEVGA
- a CDS encoding ABC transporter ATP-binding protein; the protein is MPADYAVHPAAVTARGWGWRHAGRRRPAVSGLDLDISPGERVLLLGPSGAGKSTLLHALAGVLGDSTADTSAAGPSGAGSPDAEDSDETGSLLIDGAPPRARRGRAGLMQQDPETQVVLSRLGDDVAFGAENLAVPPAEIWRRVAEALDDVGLGRLPLDHPTSALSGGQKQRLALAGILAMRPGLLLLDEPTANLDPAGVLEVRDAVGRCLDKTGATLVVVEHRVAVWKDLVDRIVVLQPGSAGDSAVLLDGPPDQVLEQARDMLIAAGVWVPGHVPAARARTADTGAGGVAAAGQGPAQLLLAAEGLAVSRQRPRRTGLLAGFRTVPPVPVQSGITAQVRAGQALTITGPNGCGKSTFALTLAGLLAPVAGAVSATTELSAGAGIDPYKWKAQQLIARIGTVFQEPEHQFVTGRVLDELMFGPRHLGRGEERVDELLERLRLRDLVDANPYTLSGGEKRRLSVATVLAAHPQVLVLDEPTFGQDANTWAELASFLSELLDAGTAVVSVTHDAEFSQVLGGTELTLGAPQPGLPGLPGRTTPGVAAP
- a CDS encoding DUF4235 domain-containing protein; the protein is MNIFIKLLGTGISLVAGFVGTKVVDTVWEKTTGNKPPKGHDDDVPTTLRQALTFALISASVSAIIQVLANRGTQRAITRFAKTQDIV
- a CDS encoding Na+/H+ antiporter subunit D, which translates into the protein MNIASFAPLAVVIPILGAALTFLLIRHSRAQRTVSIALLSLTLLLECWLLASVWEGGTAAVNIGGWLPPWGIVMVVDQFSSLMLVVSSAVSLAVLVYATGQGMADGDSDAPVSIFHPTYLILVAGVSNAFLSGDLFNLYVGFEILLTASYVLMTLGGTGPRVRAGVTYVVVSVVSSVLFLIAIAMIYGATGTINMADLAIKLADLDQGTRNLLHVLLLVAFGIKAAVFPLSFWLPDSYPTAPAPVTAVFAGLLTKVGVYAMVRTETLLFPGDTFNTPLMVAALLTMVVGILGALAQSDIKRLLSFTLVSHIGYMVFGLAMSSVAGLGAAVFYVAHHITIQTSLFLVTGLIERRAGSSSVDRIAGLAKLSPLLAVLFFVPAMNLAGIPPLSGFLGKLGLLQAGVALGTPLAYALVAGGVLTSLLTLLAIARVWNRAFWRKPEDAEHPDPVLLAGPGSQATGDRAGQQNVTLLPRTMVGSTLALVLFGVALTVFAGPLFRVAGQSASEMLDRSSYIQAVLGDEAPVPVIAQMPRQEGPK
- a CDS encoding monovalent cation/H+ antiporter complex subunit F, whose amino-acid sequence is MMPLVLAVTAVVLSLAAGGAIIRIARGPSLLDRVLAADVLLAILGAALCIDMAVNRHLNNLMLLVSISIIGFVGSVTVARFVADRRKQPNES
- a CDS encoding ECF transporter S component gives rise to the protein MTDISAKQTLAAGKYSWRVVDIVLAALIAVAGGVIFWAWDQGANLVTAPLTAVYPPLTGLYAGGWMLPAILGMLVVRKPGAALFCEAVAATGELIMGSQYGTTVLISGILQGLGAELIFAAFLYKKFNLPVSLLAGAGAGLFCGLNDSFLPWGWNIAYEPGDKLAYIVFCAISGAVIAGGLSWLATRGLAKTGVLASFASRKAASEPVFS
- a CDS encoding heme-degrading domain-containing protein, with translation MSEAPVPSPDYDPDSAEPQPPGSLAALIGRILTEIDELQFRSFSKDDALELGFLLVELGRRRNHPIAIDITKGEQVLFHAALEGATPDNERWIRAKQRTASRYEVPSLLVGLRARAAGRRIEDNAWFDQQEFAAHGGSFPIYLRGTGAVGTVTVSGLPQKADHQLVVEALTEILNRSDTTAGTLG
- the mnhG gene encoding monovalent cation/H(+) antiporter subunit G, which produces MNPETFSADAVIDTVSAVFMVLGALMSLGAAIGLLRFPDLMSRMHAATKPQVLGLFLLLCAVGLQLRTWWVWPVLVVAWIFQLLTVPVSAHMVGRAGYRTKHLHPELLSADELEAVVQQAAGKSGFTDDDVE